The genomic stretch agttttaaatcaccTATTCacaaccccctctaggcgacatccgtgtcctttcagctaTACAAAGACCAGGCCCCACTCCCACTCACCGCTGaccaccatcgccgccggcgatgtgggggagaggagccggcgaCGGGATCTGAGGAGAGGGTTAGCAgtcgctgggtgaacaaattacagctgggcaattgacagaataccgaccatacatgacaagatgattactatgagattcgtttgggcattgcaacacaatacatagaccgtaatcgaaCTGCgtgtatgactaataatccaccttccggttatcgtccgaaccctttccagtattaagttgcacacaacagattattgcattacgcaatgtgtgtaaagtaaacaatagaattacccttggataaaacactgttgtttttctccctagtagcaataacaTATCTAGTTGACACAACCCAAACAAACAGGCATCACAATATTTGAATTCTCCAGTGCTAGAACTGCCAATTCGAATGATGGGAAAATTTAGATTTGTTTGATTTAGTCACGCGAGAAACAAAGATATTTGCCAAGTGGTTTGAGCAAATGAATTTTTACATGGAATGTGCTGCAAAGAAAATGTCGGAATCTTTTTTTCATATGGAAGgtaggaaacaaacaaacaaatagcCGAGAAAAAGTAGCTTGAAATTTTAATCCTCTATCTTTATGATAATCGCTTGAATCGCACAGACCCGAAAGGAGCGATAAAAGTCAGACAGCTTACCCAGTTGCCATTCTAATTTAGTGTAGTAGCAAAAGTTCCGATTGGCATCTCTAAAATATTCTATCCATCCAGCAAAGCAACACATCTCAGATGTTTGGTACCGTACTGTGATGGAGAATCGTGGCAGTATCACAGTCTGGGTAGGTGGCAGCCTCCATTCCCTTTGTTTACACACCTTTTCTCGTCTCTAGGCGGTTGGCCGTACCGTCCAGATCATCAAATCTTCGGCGCAGAAAATGGAAACGAAACGATCAATAATTGATTGGCACCGAAGAACTTTACTTGTAAACATGGCAATTCGAGTCGAGTGTTCGTCCCGCAAGGACGCCCCCGGTATTCCGCACGGCGCCACCACCCAGCGTCCTAACCACCATCTCCACTTCGCTCCCCGGCCACGCGGGCCAGCCGGGCTCCAAAGCCCCACAAGCCAGTGACGGCGGCCGGCTTCCCCGTTCCACAGATCGCCACCGCCCCTCCCCCAGTCCCTACCTGCCGCGCGCGCCAGCAACCGCCTCCCCCTCGCCGCGCCCCGGCGCCGTGCCGCCGTGAGCACGCTTTCTACAGCTCGCCAGAGTCAAACCCCAGACACCGCCTGCGCGCGCGCGCCGAGAGCTCTGCCGCAGCATCGTGTCGCGACGCGGCGCGGCCTCCTCCGCGCGATTCCGCTCCGGCGAGGCGGGCCGATTTGGCGGACCCCGCGGGATGGGGGATCTGGCGGGGGCCGCGAGATGGTGAGCACCAGCCGGAGCGGCTCGGGGCGCGTCGCGCagagggccggcggcggcggcgccctacCCGTGAGCCCGCGGGTGTCGTCATCGCAGCGCAGGTGGTGGGCGGCCTCTTCCACAAACCCATCCCTCGACCGGGCCGCGCGCGCCTTCTGCCTGGCCTCGGCGGCGCTGGCGCTCACCTGCTTGCTCTACCTCTACGCGTTCCGCCACGACCCAGCGCGGGGGCAAGCCGTAACCGCcttcaccaccacctccaccacctcctcctccccccaCCACCGCCCCGGAACCTGCGACGTGTTCGACGGCCGCTGGGTCCCGGCCCCGACCTACCCGCTCTACAACAGCTCCGAGTGCGCCTTCGCGGAGCGCGGCTTCGACTGCCTGGCCAACGGGCGGCCCGACACCGCGTACCTCCGCTGGCGCTGGCGGCCGCGCGGCTGCGACGTGCCGCGCTTCGCCGCGCGGGCCGCGCTCGAGCGGCTGCGCGGGAGGCGGGTCGTCTTCGTGGGGGACTCCATGAGCCGCACGCAGTGGGAGTCCTTCATCTGCATGCTCATGCCCGGGGTCCACGACCCCGCCTCCGTCTACGAGGTCAACGGCAACCAGATCACCAAGGTCATTCGCTTCCTCGCCGTCAGGTTCGACGCCTTCGACCTCACTGTTGAGTTCTTCCGCTCAGTGTTCCTCGTCCAGCAGAGCCCTCCGCCCAGGCACTCCCCCAAGAGGGTCAAGTCCACTCTCAGGCTCGACAAGATGGATAACATTAGCCGGAAATGGGCCAATGCCGACGTTCTCATCTTCAACACTGGGCACTGGTGGACTCCCACCAAATTGTTCAACacgtaatctctctctctcttgctttGTTTTGCTATGTTCATTTTGTAGTACTAACCATCATATATCATTATATGCGTATGTGTTTTTCGTCCGCATCGCATCTCATGTGTCTATATGTAATTGGTTGAATTGAAAAAAATAAACAGTGGGAATAGGTAACATCAGCTCTATTTCTGTGATATCACCGATTTTATGTATTTGTATGCTCTAAGTCCCCATTCTGCATCACAGTAGATTGCGCATTTTGGTTCAGCTGGTTTTAGATAACTGGATGTTTAGCTACCTTTTTTTTTCCTAGTCAGGTTGCATTCCAGACCATATGAGATGAAGTTTTAGAGGATAAACATTTTATTCGGTTTTACGTAGCAGATTAATAGCGTATATGAGATGAAGCCACATTGTGAGCGGTATGGTCAATTGACCACAAAGGTTTTTGGCAAATCCTTTGTATACAAGTATTAATCATGCAAAATAAAATTTATAAAACTTGTATGAACACATGTATTTGACATCGCAGATTCGAAATTACATCACAGGCTTGAAGGCCTGGCGCCGCCACTAAAAAGTAAGCAAAACGGGCACAAAGCAACAACCACTAGCTTGCGCCTAACTCAGCTTCGCCTTCCTATGCTCCTCAAATCAAACATATATTTGTACGTGGCAATATGAAGAGCAAACTTGATACTGGGAGGGGATGAGTTATGGAAGTCAGAGAGCAATCAGAATTTGTCAAGAGGAAGAACCAAACAAGAATAGCAAGGGTAGGGAAAAATTCGTAATTAGTCATTCTTATTATGCACCTAACATTACAACTCCCAGACTGTGCTAAGTCCACCAGTCGTTAGACCCTTCCCCTCCCCACCTTCCCCTCCTCAACTTTTTTAAGTTACCGAAATTCACTAGTTTCTTTTATGCCAAGTTGCAAAACAGTCATACCTGCCCTTCACTAGTTTTTTATATGTGTGTTTTCCGTTAGCATTGCATTTCATGTGTGTATATGTAATTGGttgaattgaaaaaaaaaacagtggGAATAGGTAACATAGTCTCTGTTTCTCTGGTATCACCGATTTAAATATTTGTATGCTCTAAGGCTCCATTTGGCATCACAATAGATTGCCTATTTTGGCTGAGTTAGTTTTAGATAACTGGATGCTTAGCTACCTGTTTTTTTCCTAGTCAGGTTGCAAACAAATATATATCTGCAGTCCCCAGCATATGAGATGAAGTTTGAAAGGATAAACATTTAATTCACTCTCTTGAAGGGGATTTATCGCTGACATGATCCCGTGTGCCCTCCTCTTCATATTCTGATACAACAACTAGGATTGATGGCGAGCCTGGAACCCTTTCTCCTCCGCAGGGGCAATTCCTGAAACAAGAACAAGTTGTCCTATCTAAAAATAATTTTAGGTAACAGACTAATAGGGTTTTTTTACAACTTCTTTCCGATGTCaacttaacaaataagtaaaacgAGCACAAAGCAACAACAGCAAAGCTTGAGGCTAACTCACCATCTCGTTCCTATGCACCTCAATTCAAATGTACTACCTCTGTACGGATTTAATTGACGCGTGGATGTAAAGCAAATGAACTAGATGTGGTTCTAATCAAAGTCAATTAaataagaacggagggagtatatgcttACACAGAGATATGAACAGCAAATTTGATACTGGGATGGGATGATTATGGAAATAAGTCAGAGAGGatgaaccaaagaagaacagtaaGGATATGGGAAATTTATTGTGTTAGGTCCAGCAGTTGTTAGACCCTTCCCTCATCCCTCTGTAGTTCCTCAACATTTGTACCTTACCGTCCTTCACTAGTTACTTTTATGCCAAGTTGAGTATAAAGCTGCGAAACAGTCATGCCTGCACTAGCAATCTTCCTACTCATAGGCATGGGCGTGTCATTGGTTAAGCTGGACCTTATATGATCTTGTTGCTAATTGAAAATATGATTTTCTGATGACTTAACAGATGCTATTTGCTGGATGTTACATGTCTTCCATCCAGCAtggttttctttttcaaattagtgGTTAGCTTCTCTGTGATAATAGTGGGTTACATAGTTCTGTGATATTTGAGAAAGATCATGATTAAATTACCCAATCTTAGTATTTTCTTGTTCTAACATGAAATCATTGACAACTGGTACATCCTTTTTGCCCATTTAAATGTTACATATTCATGCATATCTGAGTTGAGTCCAACTTCAAAGATATCCTAGTTTGATCTGATTTTTTCTTCCCAACAGGGGTTGCTATTTTCAGGCTGGACGTGCTCTCAAACTAGGTACAACCATTGATGTTGCGTTCAGGATGGCACTGCAAACTTGGGCTTCTTGGGTGGAAAGAAGAGTTGATTTAAACCGAACACATGTGTTTTTCCGCACGTATGAGCCATCACATTGGAGGTGTGTTTATAACATAGTACACTACAGAGCTCTTCTCTTGTGTACAGCCTACTTTAATTCATGCTTTGCCAGTTTAACTTGAAGTGATATATAGATGTAGTGTACTATGCATGCAATTTAATCATAAGAAAGTATGTGAAAAATTCTGTAATTTTCTTAATAGTTTGAAAGTAAGGATAGAGATCATTTATGATTGCCTGATATAGTGATATATGATGGCGAACAATTTTTTTATGAGATGTAAAATTTAGATAACAATCGTTATCTGCATCTGAACACTGCTAGGTCCACATTATGTAAATCACATGTAAATTAAATCCTATTAGTTGCTATGCCCACACTTGAACAGTAAGGAGATGAGTAATTCCACTGATTTAATTATTATGCTATCATTTTGCATTTTTTTGTTGATAACCTATCCATTTAACCTCATATATCATCTGTCCAATTTCAAATATACACTCTACTATGCAATGTGGATACAGAGATTGCTTCCAGCTCCACCAAGGCATATATAGTAACTTTATTTCACTGGATCCCACCTCTGTGTCCAATTTCAAATATACACTCTACTATGCAATGTGGATACAGACATTGTTTCTTGAATTTATGTGGGAAACATGTAAGATTTGGAATGGAAATTTAGCTACAGCTTAACAGTTACCTCTGATTCAGAATTTCTTCTTACACTTCATTAAATCAAATCAAGAATCTCTTTTTATTGACATTACGTTTATTCCGGAGCAAGGGGGAGACGTCGCATATCTGCACAGTTCACTAACAATTCTGAGCTGTACATATGTTTACGTTCCAGTATCAAATTGTGTCTATGCCATTGGGTTCACTATCTGTTTTACACCACTTCATTTGAAGTAGCTGAATGTGTCTTGCAAAATACTAAGTTCGTTTCTTCTGTTCTTATAATTCTTTCCTTGCTATGATGTATCTTCTTTGTAAGAACTAACGAAACCTGCTGTTTCATATTACAGCGATTTAAACCAAACGATATGTGAAGTAACAGAAAAGCCTTCACCTGAGGCCAAAGGAAATGACAAGAGTGAACTTGGCGATATACTTGCTGATGTTGTCGCCAGCATGAAAGTTCCCGTTAATGTTCTAAATGTAACTTTGATGGGAGCCTTCAGAACTGATGCTCATGTTGGCGCATGGAGTTATCCTCCTACTATACTTGATTGCAGTCATTGGTGTCTCCCTGGAGTTCCCGATGCTTGGAATGAACTTGTATTTGCGTACCTTTTTACAAATGGTGAGTTCATTTTTTACGCCAATGTGTGTCTTCATTTCTTTGAATACTAGTAATGAAATGAAGTCAGCGGTTAGATAATTCTTTCCATACAAAAAAATGCTCTTGCAGTGTGTAGGGTCCAGTTTATCCCCTTTCCCATCCTTGCATTTGCATTGATATAAATTTTCGAAACTTGATATGTAATGCATAAATGTTTGGTAGTTGTACACAACTACGATGCGTCACATGAACAGAGAATTCATACTTACTCAAAGCAGATGGTGTAGAATGTTACAGTTGACCCCATGATAATCTAATGAAAGAATTCAAATAGACCAAATAGCTCTTATTGATTCTATCCTTTGTTAAGTTAACTTATAGTCTACCAGAAAATGTTACTCCACGAGTTCACAGCTTGATCATTAAGTTGTACTGATGCGACTGAGTTGGCATACTACCGTACAACGTCAGTAACAATATGGTTTGAAATTCTTTTAAGTGTTAAAAACTACTACTACGTATTTTTATTGTCCAATTTCCCAGTTGAATGTGTTCATTGTTATTATGTGTTGAGCTAACATTTCTTAATGTCTTAAATTCTCAGGTTGGCGAAATATGGCGGGGTGACTGCTGACTCTATACTCTATTTTCTTTTCTTCCGCACCTACATATCCATCTTGCGATTTTGTCAGCTATAGATGAGCAACCGAAGCCCTGGAAATAGCTCTCATAGGTGGTTAACAGGATCCTGCATTCTTTTCTCTCTTGTACAAGGTGATGTGTTCATTCTGAGATGTAGATTTTGTATCTTTTCTTCTTCAGATTGTCCATGGTAAAAAAGCATCACACTTTGTTGCATGCTTCTTACAAATTCAATTTATACGTTGTCCAAACATGTGTTTCTACATGTATGTAATACTGACAGGGCACTTCACATGATGTATAAAAATATGTTCTTTTTCAAGATAAGCGGCAAAAAAATTCCATTGCTGTATTATCTGCATAATGTGCATTTTTCTACACTGTACTAAAATTCTTGATACGCCTTAATCTTTTTTGTGTAAGAAAGTACTACTGTAATATAAGAAGTTATTACATTTACAACATATATTGATTGTAATAACATCTAATATTATGCGGAGGGCGTGATGCGTTGCAGGCTCAGCTCCAATGATCTTGCATATGCTTGATGCTCAGATctgtaggtttttttttttttggccaaAGAAGAGTTTCGGGCAAAAGCCCTGCCACCGGCTAGTTCGGCGGAGTGAGTCACCGtttgctttgtgtttgtgtgGTTGGCTTTTTTG from Lolium rigidum isolate FL_2022 chromosome 4, APGP_CSIRO_Lrig_0.1, whole genome shotgun sequence encodes the following:
- the LOC124705428 gene encoding protein trichome berefringence-like 7, whose product is MVSTSRSGSGRVAQRAGGGGALPVSPRVSSSQRRWWAASSTNPSLDRAARAFCLASAALALTCLLYLYAFRHDPARGQAVTAFTTTSTTSSSPHHRPGTCDVFDGRWVPAPTYPLYNSSECAFAERGFDCLANGRPDTAYLRWRWRPRGCDVPRFAARAALERLRGRRVVFVGDSMSRTQWESFICMLMPGVHDPASVYEVNGNQITKVIRFLAVRFDAFDLTVEFFRSVFLVQQSPPPRHSPKRVKSTLRLDKMDNISRKWANADVLIFNTGHWWTPTKLFNTGCYFQAGRALKLGTTIDVAFRMALQTWASWVERRVDLNRTHVFFRTYEPSHWSDLNQTICEVTEKPSPEAKGNDKSELGDILADVVASMKVPVNVLNVTLMGAFRTDAHVGAWSYPPTILDCSHWCLPGVPDAWNELVFAYLFTNGWRNMAG